Proteins encoded in a region of the Takifugu flavidus isolate HTHZ2018 chromosome 8, ASM371156v2, whole genome shotgun sequence genome:
- the tnnc1a gene encoding troponin C type 1a (slow): MNDIYKAAVEQLTDEQKNEFKAAFDIFVQDAEDGCISTKELGKVMRMLGQNPTPEELQEMIDEVDEDGSGTVDFDEFLVMMVRCMKDDSKGKSEEELAELFRMFDKNADGYIDLEELKAMLESTGETITEDDIEELMKDGDKNNDGKIDYDEFLEFMKGVE; the protein is encoded by the exons ATGAACGACATCTACAAGGCAGCG gtTGAGCAGCTGACAGATGAACAGAAGAATG AGTTCAAGGCCGCTTTTGACATCTTCGTGCAAGATGCTGAGGACGGGTGCATCAGCACCAAGGAGCTGGGGAAGGTGATGAGGATGCTGGGCCAGAACCCCACACCAGAGGAACTGCAGGAGATGATTGACGAGGTGGACGAAGACG GGAGTGGCACGGTGGACTTTGACGAGTTCCTGGTCATGATGGTGAGGTGTATGAAGGATGACAGCAAAGGGAAGtcagaggaagagctggcagagctCTTTCGCATGTTCGACAA GAATGCAGATGGATACAtcgacctggaggagctgaaagcGATGCTGGAGTCAACAGGAGAGACCATCACCGAGGACGATATCgaggagctgatgaaggacGGAGACAAGAACAACGATGGCAAGATAGACTACGACG AGTTCTTGGAATTCATGAAAGGAGTGGAGTAA